The DNA sequence ATGACTAAAACTGCTCAATCGGTATGGGAAAACTGTTTGTCTTTTATAAAAGACAATATTCAAGACCAGGCGTACAAAACTTGGTTTGAGCCAATCAAATCAGTTGAGCTAACCGACAATGCATTATACATTCAAGTACCGAGTAAATTTTTCTACGAATGGCTAGAAGAACATTACGTTAAATTATTGAAAGTTGCGCTTACCAAAGAACTAGGGAAAAACGCAAAGTTACTGTATAAAATTAAAATGGAAAACACTTATGGTAATAAACAGCCGTTTACTGAACAGCTGCCAAGTGCCAACAGAGTGCCCATGAAACCGCAAGAGGTTGATGCTCCGTTTAAAAACTTAAATCCAGAGCTTAAAAATCCATTTGTAATTCCCGGAATCAGAAATTTAAAAATTGAATCGCAATTAAATGCCAACTACAGTTTTGACAATTTTCTTGAAGGGGATTCGAATCGTTTGGCTCGTTCCGCAGGTATGGCTGTTGCCAACAAACCTGGGGGAACTTCCTTTAACCCGCTATTAATCTTTGGTGGTGTTGGTTTAGGAAAAACACACTTAGCGCATGCGATAGGTGTAGAAGTAAAAGACAAATATCCAGAAAAAACGGTTTTATATATTTCTGCCGAAATTTTCACACAACAATATATTGATTCGGTAAAAAAGAACAATCGTAACGATTTTATTCACTTTTACCAATTGATCGATGTTTTAATTATTGATGATGTTCAGTTTTTATCCGGAAAATCGGGAACTCAGGACGTTTTCTTCCATATTTTTAACTACTTACATCAAAACGGAAAACAGGTAATTTTAACCTCTGACAAAGCACCTGTTGATATGCAGGATATTGAGCAGCGTTTATTATCCCGTTTTAAATGGGGACTATCTGCCGAATTGCACCAACCGGACTACGAAACCCGTATTTCGATCTTAAAAAATATCTTATACCGTGACGGTGTTGAAATGCCGGAAGACATTATTGAATATGTTGCCCGCAATATCAAATCTAACGTTAGAGAATTAGAAGGTGCTATTATTTCGTTAATCGCTCAATCTTCTTTCAACAAAAAAGAAGTAACAATTGAGTTGGCTAAAAGTGTAGTAGAGAAATTTGTTAAGAACGTAAAAAGAGAAATTTCAATTGATTATATTCAAAAAATTGTCTCTGATTATTTCCAATTAGACATTGAAACACTTCAATCTAAAACCAGAAAGAGGCATGTCGTGCAAGCAAGACAATTGGCCATGTTTTTTGCAAAGAAATTTACCAAAGCTTCTTTAGCAAACATTGGTTCACAAATTGGAGATCGCGATCACGCTACAGTATTGCACGCCTGTAAAACGGTTGACAATTTAGTTTCTACAGACAAACAATTCAAGAAATTTGTCGAAGATATCAACAAAAAACTAACGCTATAAACGCGCATCATGCCAGTAAAGATTCTAATGGTTTGTTTGGGAAATATTTGCAGATCTCCTTTAGCTGAAGGAATTTTAGCTTCCAAATTACCCCAAAATACATTTCTGGTAGATTCTGCAGGAACCGGTTCCTGGCATGTAGGTCATTCACCCGATAAACGTTCGATTGCCGTTGCCAAAAAAAATGGCATCGATATCAATCATCAAAAAGGAAGACAATTTAAAACTTCCGACTTTGATGAATTTGACTATATTTATGTAATGGATATTTCCAATTACGACGATGTACTACTTCTTGCAAAAACAGCCGAACACAAAAACAAAGTACAACTTATTCTGAACGAGTTATTTCCTGACGAAAATGTAGATGTCCCTGATCCTTACTTTGGCGTCTCTAATGGTTTTGACAATGTTTACGAAATGCTGGATGAAGTTACGGACATCATTGCCCAAAAACTTATCGAAAAATATTCATAACTTACCTCCTTTCAATTCGTTTGTAAAAATGACAATTGAGAGCTAATTCGTTTTATAAATTTAAAAAAACGCACATGAAACTTCTAGGAAAACTATATTTAATTCCAACCACTATGGGCGAAAGCGATCCGATGGACGTTTTACCGCAAACAGTAAAAAGAAGTATCGAGCTTATAGACCACTACATTGTCGAAAACGACAAAACAGCCCGAAAATCCATAAAAGCGGTTTATCCCGAAAAGAAACAATCCGAATTGGTTCTTTTTACCTTAAACAAACGTACGGAGCCAAGCGAACATTTAGACTTTATAAAACCTTTGTTAGAAGGAAAAAACATGGGTTTAATGAGCGAAGCCGGATGTCCCGGTGTAGCTGATCCCGGTGCTGTAATTGTAAAATTAGCACATGAAAAAGGAATACAGGTTGTTCCTTTAGTAGGGCCTTCTTCTATTTTATTGGCTATGATGGCTTCGGGAATGAACGGACAGAGTTTTACTTTCAACGGTTATTTACCTATTGATAAAGACGAAAAAAAATCGGCATTAAAGTACTTTGAAAAATTATCTCAGGATAAAAATCAATCGCAGCTTTTTATCGAAACACCTTACCGAAATAACAAATTGGTCGAGGATATTTTGCAAATCTTAAACCCTGCAACGCATCTTTGTATTGCAACTGATATTACCTTACCAACAGAATTCATTAAAACAATGCGCATTTCAGATTGGAAGAAACTTAAAGTTGACCTTCACAATCGACCGACTATTTTTATCATTCATAAAATGTAAAACCACCATAAAATGAAGAAATTTCTAATTTTGATTCTGATTTGCACTGTTCAAAGTGTTTTTTCTCAAACGGAAATTATTACCATAGACGAGCCTACAAATAAAATACCGCCACAAGGAGCTGTTCCAAATGACGATAATAGTATTTACAGTACAGCAGGAATAGAGGTAAAGCCGGAATTCCCTGGCGGAATAGCCGTTTTTAATACCTACATGGAGCAAAACTTCCAAATTCCAAATGTAACTCCGGCACTTAAAGGAAGAATTTATGTCACCTTCATAATAGAAAAAGACGGATCTTTAAGCGACATTAAAGTACTAAGAGATTTGGGCCATGAAACGGGTCGCGAAGCTATTCGTGTTCTAAAAAATGCTCCAAAATGGATTCCCGGAAAACAAAACAATAAGTTGGTCAGAGTGCTTTATTCACTCCCAATTCCTATAAATATTCCTGCAAAATAATTTTAGCAAAAAACTATTACTTATCGTACATTTAACTCACAAGTTTCTAACCTCAAAACTTTTTCATGAGTAAATTACCTAATATCACCACCAGTATTTTTACGGTAATGTCAAAAATGGCCGCAGAATACAATGCCATTAATCTCTCGCAGGGATTCCCAAATTTCCCTGTCGACGAAAGATTAACAGCCATTTTAGCGAAGTTAACCAAAGAAAATGTACACCAATATACTCCAATGGCAGGTTATCCGCCGTTAATGAGTCAGATTGCTAAATTGGTTAAGAGTTCTTACAACAGAACGATCGATCCTGAAACCGAAATTTTGGTTACGGCTGGTGCAACTCAGGGAATTTTTACCACTATTTTGGCTTTGGTAAAAACCGGCGATGAAGTACTAATTCTGGACCCTAGTTACGATTCTTATGAATCTCCTGTTTTACTTTGCAACGCAAAACCCATCAGAGTTGCTCTAAATGATGATTACACCCCAAACTGGGAAAGAATAGAAAAATCCTGCTCTTCAAAAAGCAAGATGATCATCATCAA is a window from the Flavobacterium cupriresistens genome containing:
- the dnaA gene encoding chromosomal replication initiator protein DnaA; the encoded protein is MTKTAQSVWENCLSFIKDNIQDQAYKTWFEPIKSVELTDNALYIQVPSKFFYEWLEEHYVKLLKVALTKELGKNAKLLYKIKMENTYGNKQPFTEQLPSANRVPMKPQEVDAPFKNLNPELKNPFVIPGIRNLKIESQLNANYSFDNFLEGDSNRLARSAGMAVANKPGGTSFNPLLIFGGVGLGKTHLAHAIGVEVKDKYPEKTVLYISAEIFTQQYIDSVKKNNRNDFIHFYQLIDVLIIDDVQFLSGKSGTQDVFFHIFNYLHQNGKQVILTSDKAPVDMQDIEQRLLSRFKWGLSAELHQPDYETRISILKNILYRDGVEMPEDIIEYVARNIKSNVRELEGAIISLIAQSSFNKKEVTIELAKSVVEKFVKNVKREISIDYIQKIVSDYFQLDIETLQSKTRKRHVVQARQLAMFFAKKFTKASLANIGSQIGDRDHATVLHACKTVDNLVSTDKQFKKFVEDINKKLTL
- a CDS encoding low molecular weight protein-tyrosine-phosphatase, whose protein sequence is MPVKILMVCLGNICRSPLAEGILASKLPQNTFLVDSAGTGSWHVGHSPDKRSIAVAKKNGIDINHQKGRQFKTSDFDEFDYIYVMDISNYDDVLLLAKTAEHKNKVQLILNELFPDENVDVPDPYFGVSNGFDNVYEMLDEVTDIIAQKLIEKYS
- a CDS encoding SAM-dependent methyltransferase, which gives rise to MKLLGKLYLIPTTMGESDPMDVLPQTVKRSIELIDHYIVENDKTARKSIKAVYPEKKQSELVLFTLNKRTEPSEHLDFIKPLLEGKNMGLMSEAGCPGVADPGAVIVKLAHEKGIQVVPLVGPSSILLAMMASGMNGQSFTFNGYLPIDKDEKKSALKYFEKLSQDKNQSQLFIETPYRNNKLVEDILQILNPATHLCIATDITLPTEFIKTMRISDWKKLKVDLHNRPTIFIIHKM
- a CDS encoding energy transducer TonB, encoding MKKFLILILICTVQSVFSQTEIITIDEPTNKIPPQGAVPNDDNSIYSTAGIEVKPEFPGGIAVFNTYMEQNFQIPNVTPALKGRIYVTFIIEKDGSLSDIKVLRDLGHETGREAIRVLKNAPKWIPGKQNNKLVRVLYSLPIPINIPAK